From the Chitinivibrionia bacterium genome, one window contains:
- a CDS encoding TolC family protein — MEEEKELIIMRRAFCVILMFYTLAFSNVGYSLSELIDSVYKHSHLVAVANMMIEQNISAIEEAQRNMLPQIHFRGNFDHAITPLNPMGRIGDFMTFTEAYRATLPNPFSPSLFNLADMEITTMLDQMMSELTHVPQNTLSGGLDFRQTFFAQRKLRLALKYARSRGRGLICQWQEARMLVKANITRKYYSALIAQRRTQIEQRSRDIAQSRHSETVLRFELEQLSELDTLNSFIDFSQARIRLREAQRLERENFRAIAVAAGLRTSADSIVLTDTLLHNIINIDYDLLMHHFLARNKELRMLTTAVDLASLQVRMARGDYLPVVFGGLALNRVANFTGRSDFSFEPERVLYFGITYDITPFGQRGLRVKQREFDLRIARRNLERRKEELTLVLTSYYEQLAEEILKIEESRNMRNAAENAFALAQTRYQNGLISQADMETAEQKFRSSDLAYLQAVFSYNSVLIDLRIIGADYLFDTPRNIENERFDFFDKYYLRD; from the coding sequence TTGGAAGAAGAAAAGGAACTGATTATTATGAGAAGAGCCTTTTGTGTAATTCTGATGTTTTATACGCTTGCCTTTTCAAACGTCGGCTATTCGCTCAGCGAACTCATTGATTCCGTTTACAAGCATTCGCATTTGGTTGCCGTTGCCAATATGATGATTGAGCAAAATATCAGCGCTATTGAAGAAGCGCAACGAAATATGCTTCCGCAAATTCATTTCAGGGGAAATTTTGACCACGCAATTACACCGCTTAATCCTATGGGGAGAATTGGCGATTTTATGACATTCACCGAAGCTTACAGAGCGACTTTACCTAATCCTTTTTCGCCGTCGTTATTCAATTTAGCTGATATGGAAATAACAACAATGCTCGACCAAATGATGAGCGAACTTACTCACGTGCCGCAAAACACGCTTTCGGGCGGGCTTGATTTTCGTCAGACGTTTTTTGCGCAAAGAAAACTTCGGCTGGCGTTAAAATATGCAAGGTCTCGCGGGCGCGGGCTTATTTGTCAGTGGCAGGAAGCGCGAATGCTGGTTAAAGCGAACATTACCCGAAAATATTATTCTGCGCTTATTGCTCAAAGAAGAACGCAAATCGAACAGAGGTCTCGCGACATTGCACAGAGCCGACACAGCGAGACTGTTTTGCGTTTTGAATTGGAACAGTTGTCCGAACTTGACACGTTGAATAGTTTTATAGATTTTTCGCAGGCGCGGATAAGATTGAGAGAAGCACAGCGTTTGGAGCGCGAAAATTTTCGGGCGATTGCCGTTGCCGCGGGTTTAAGGACATCTGCGGATAGTATAGTTTTAACGGACACGCTTTTACATAATATTATAAATATTGACTACGATCTTTTGATGCATCATTTTCTTGCGCGAAACAAAGAATTGCGAATGTTGACGACCGCTGTTGATTTGGCGTCATTGCAAGTGCGAATGGCGAGGGGTGATTATTTGCCCGTGGTTTTCGGCGGGCTTGCGCTTAATCGAGTTGCTAATTTTACGGGAAGAAGCGATTTTTCATTTGAACCGGAAAGAGTGCTTTATTTTGGAATAACTTACGATATTACACCTTTCGGACAGCGTGGCTTGCGCGTAAAACAAAGAGAATTTGATTTGAGGATTGCACGTCGAAATCTTGAACGCAGAAAAGAAGAGCTGACCCTTGTTTTAACCTCTTATTACGAGCAGTTGGCAGAAGAGATTTTGAAAATAGAAGAAAGCAGAAATATGCGCAATGCCGCCGAGAATGCGTTTGCTTTGGCGCAAACTCGCTATCAAAACGGACTTATCTCGCAGGCTGATATGGAAACGGCGGAGCAAAAATTCCGTAGCAGCGACTTGGCTTATTTGCAGGCGGTTTTCAGCTATAATTCAGTGCTTATAGACCTGCGGATAATTGGCGCGGATTATTTATTTGATACGCCCCGAAACATCGAAAATGAAAGATTTGACTTCTTTGACAAATATTACTTGCGCGATTGA
- a CDS encoding patatin-like phospholipase family protein, whose protein sequence is MKNIFVISGGGVRGIIPAKALTQLKTEKPEVKPDLIIGTSVGAILGAYLALGLDGDLCKVFRDSAGEIFKKKKLLPPKYNLDNAVKYLDDVIFKGKTCGDFKVPLIVSSSELAGETTMYFNSDKPWLKDKSVGYFISPSFAAPLYFKHIPIKEKKHILSDGGVGYNNFAIMPAFIEAAKRGFLGKEECCFYAFGTGVEKCNKEEKYEKLVKKKWLGDVLEYLSVKSGGFARKSSFNEQINAGYNIAKNVAGVSFVYYDAYVDKNYNLDDVKAIVEMEKLKIEIMKEVG, encoded by the coding sequence ATGAAAAACATCTTCGTAATCTCCGGCGGCGGAGTCAGAGGAATAATACCTGCAAAAGCATTGACGCAACTAAAAACAGAAAAGCCGGAAGTGAAACCGGATTTGATAATCGGCACATCGGTCGGAGCGATTTTGGGCGCTTATTTGGCGCTGGGTTTGGACGGCGACCTCTGCAAAGTGTTCAGGGATTCTGCCGGAGAAATATTTAAGAAAAAGAAATTATTGCCGCCGAAATATAATTTGGATAACGCGGTGAAATATTTAGACGACGTTATTTTCAAAGGTAAAACTTGCGGCGATTTTAAGGTGCCGCTTATCGTTTCGTCTTCTGAGTTGGCGGGCGAGACGACTATGTATTTCAACTCCGATAAACCGTGGCTTAAAGACAAGTCGGTCGGGTATTTTATATCGCCGTCTTTTGCCGCGCCGCTTTATTTTAAGCATATACCTATAAAAGAGAAAAAGCACATATTGTCGGACGGCGGCGTGGGCTATAACAACTTTGCAATAATGCCTGCGTTTATCGAGGCGGCGAAGAGAGGATTTCTGGGAAAAGAAGAGTGCTGTTTTTATGCATTCGGGACGGGCGTCGAAAAATGCAATAAGGAAGAAAAATATGAAAAGTTGGTTAAAAAGAAGTGGCTCGGCGATGTTTTGGAGTATCTTAGTGTAAAATCCGGGGGTTTTGCACGCAAGTCATCGTTTAACGAGCAAATAAATGCGGGATATAACATTGCAAAGAATGTGGCGGGGGTATCGTTTGTTTATTATGACGCTTACGTGGATAAAAATTATAATTTAGACGACGTAAAGGCAATCGTCGAAATGGAAAAGTTGAAGATAGAAATAATGAAAGAAGTGGGATAA
- a CDS encoding RtcB family protein: MQTITGTHNSATVFTDRIDKNTVEQIQNICDFEAFADTKIRIMPDCHLGKGVCIGFTQTITDKIVPSFVGCDIGCGMTAYVYKKKHLPEIDFEKVDRVVRNKIPFGFNIHDSAHRLSSEVKLHNIKCPTINMSRARKSVGTLGGGNHFIEINEDEEHFYIVIHSGSRHLGLEIEQFYTNKAQKILKQINVEEIVKKAKAEGNGEKIQELLAQENEMKEKYSFAYLEGELFGDYINDMKTTQEFAYWNRKAILETLTTGIRTPEQFEEINTIHNYVDTGRMIIRKGAVSANKKEKLIIPINMRDGSLICVGKGNEDWNWSAPHGAGRVLSRTQAEKQLKLEDFEIAMKGVWTTSVGESTLSEAPMAYKPMGEIIANIGDTVEILSVVKPLYNFKAPEEDKFWKKKRN, from the coding sequence ATGCAAACGATAACCGGAACTCACAATAGCGCAACTGTCTTCACCGACAGAATTGACAAAAATACTGTTGAACAAATACAAAATATTTGCGATTTTGAAGCATTTGCCGATACCAAAATACGAATAATGCCCGACTGCCATTTGGGAAAAGGCGTTTGCATAGGATTTACCCAGACGATAACCGATAAAATAGTGCCGAGTTTTGTCGGTTGCGACATCGGTTGCGGAATGACGGCTTATGTTTATAAAAAGAAACATTTACCCGAAATAGATTTTGAGAAAGTTGATAGGGTAGTTCGCAACAAAATCCCGTTCGGCTTTAATATACACGACAGCGCGCACAGATTAAGCAGCGAAGTTAAGCTTCATAACATAAAATGTCCGACTATAAATATGTCGCGCGCGCGTAAATCTGTCGGAACTCTCGGCGGCGGCAATCATTTTATTGAAATAAACGAGGACGAAGAGCATTTTTATATTGTTATCCATTCGGGTTCGCGACATTTGGGGCTGGAAATAGAGCAGTTTTACACAAATAAAGCGCAAAAAATCTTGAAGCAAATCAATGTGGAAGAGATTGTAAAGAAAGCAAAAGCGGAGGGCAACGGCGAGAAAATTCAGGAACTCTTGGCGCAAGAAAACGAAATGAAAGAGAAATATTCTTTCGCGTATCTCGAAGGCGAACTTTTTGGCGATTATATTAACGATATGAAAACCACCCAAGAATTTGCATACTGGAACAGAAAAGCGATTTTGGAGACATTGACAACCGGAATACGAACGCCCGAACAGTTTGAAGAAATAAACACAATTCACAATTATGTTGATACGGGAAGAATGATAATACGTAAAGGTGCGGTCAGCGCCAACAAGAAAGAAAAACTGATTATCCCTATAAATATGCGCGACGGCTCGCTGATTTGCGTGGGCAAAGGAAACGAAGACTGGAATTGGTCGGCGCCTCACGGGGCGGGGCGCGTTTTGTCGCGAACTCAAGCGGAAAAACAACTGAAATTAGAAGATTTTGAAATAGCGATGAAAGGCGTTTGGACGACGTCGGTGGGGGAGAGCACGCTCAGCGAGGCGCCGATGGCATACAAGCCGATGGGCGAAATAATAGCAAATATCGGCGATACGGTCGAGATTTTGTCTGTTGTTAAGCCGCTCTATAATTTTAAGGCTCCCGAAGAAGATAAGTTTTGGAAGAAGAAAAGGAACTGA
- a CDS encoding response regulator yields the protein MKVLLVDDSSTMRRIQTNQLNALGISDIVEAENGQDGLEKLAKNMPDVVLLDWNMPVKNGFEFLTEARANAAYKDVKIIMCTSESEKSRVLEALKAGANNYMVKPFTPEALKEKLGL from the coding sequence ATGAAGGTGCTTCTTGTTGATGATTCTTCAACTATGAGAAGAATACAGACAAACCAGCTTAACGCGCTGGGAATCAGCGACATTGTCGAAGCGGAGAACGGGCAAGACGGTCTCGAAAAATTGGCTAAAAATATGCCCGATGTGGTTCTTCTTGACTGGAATATGCCGGTTAAGAACGGTTTTGAGTTTTTGACCGAAGCCAGAGCGAACGCCGCATACAAAGATGTAAAAATCATTATGTGTACTTCGGAATCGGAGAAAAGCCGAGTTCTTGAAGCGCTTAAGGCGGGCGCCAATAATTATATGGTTAAGCCGTTTACGCCCGAAGCTCTTAAAGAAAAATTGGGCTTGTAA
- a CDS encoding AAA-like domain-containing protein — MSELFFNVAGPCVPGKHYIVDPLRGMNDELMDLINKEQYFVIHAARQSGKTTLLWELVDKLSNSGKYYALYCSLEALQSFPDPEKGIPEIVKAIKTCIETQELPSGFAGNADYSNTTGVLKSCLTRYCRSLDKPLIILFDEADCLNSNTLITFLRQLRDGYVSRPRVPFVHSVALVGMRNIRDFKAKVRDDNDTLGSASPFNIVKESLTISTFSKNDVMSLYSQHTAQKGQVFEEAAVDYIYDQTSGQPWLVNAIACECIEKICKNDYSVPITEEMVKTAINNLVRKRPTHFDSLMERLKEPRVRKIIQPLILGEDLPDRISDDYMYARDLGLIKETDDRAVEPGNKIYGEIIIRLLNYGVQETLITAREDDKLPKYIKNGKIDINFLIREFQDFWRENSEIWVKRYEEDLYQYVEAAPHLVFQAFVQRVINGGGEIHREMALGTKRSDICIEWEKQKYPIELKIYESEKTKTKAIEQVQMYMDKVGSKDGWIVVFDRSAEKTWEEKLYFEETTVGDKRIRIFGC; from the coding sequence ATGTCGGAACTTTTTTTTAATGTAGCGGGACCTTGCGTACCGGGGAAGCATTATATAGTTGATCCATTGCGCGGTATGAATGACGAATTGATGGATCTGATAAACAAGGAGCAATATTTTGTTATTCACGCTGCTCGTCAAAGCGGAAAAACAACACTTCTCTGGGAACTTGTCGATAAACTGAGTAATAGCGGTAAATATTATGCTTTATATTGTTCTTTGGAGGCACTGCAATCTTTTCCTGACCCGGAAAAGGGAATTCCTGAAATAGTAAAAGCAATAAAAACTTGTATAGAAACACAAGAATTGCCAAGCGGATTTGCCGGAAATGCAGATTATAGTAATACAACAGGCGTTCTAAAATCTTGTCTTACACGCTATTGTCGCTCTTTAGACAAACCGCTGATTATACTTTTTGACGAAGCGGATTGCTTGAATTCCAACACTTTAATAACTTTTTTAAGGCAATTGCGAGATGGTTATGTATCAAGACCGAGAGTGCCTTTCGTTCACAGTGTTGCTTTAGTCGGAATGCGCAATATTCGCGACTTCAAAGCGAAAGTCAGAGACGACAACGATACGCTCGGAAGCGCGAGCCCGTTTAACATTGTAAAGGAATCGCTTACAATAAGCACGTTTAGCAAAAACGATGTAATGTCGCTCTATTCACAGCACACCGCGCAAAAAGGTCAGGTTTTTGAAGAAGCAGCAGTCGATTATATCTACGATCAAACAAGCGGACAGCCGTGGTTAGTAAACGCCATTGCTTGCGAATGTATAGAAAAAATTTGCAAAAATGATTATTCTGTTCCCATAACCGAAGAAATGGTGAAAACGGCAATAAATAATTTAGTCAGAAAACGTCCGACGCATTTTGACAGTTTAATGGAACGTCTAAAAGAGCCGCGAGTTCGCAAAATTATACAGCCGCTGATTTTGGGAGAGGATTTGCCGGATAGAATATCTGATGACTATATGTATGCGAGAGATTTAGGGCTTATAAAAGAAACCGACGATAGGGCAGTAGAGCCGGGAAATAAAATTTATGGAGAAATAATTATTCGCCTCCTAAATTATGGCGTGCAGGAAACTTTAATAACGGCAAGAGAAGACGACAAGCTTCCTAAATACATAAAAAATGGCAAAATTGATATAAATTTTCTAATTCGCGAATTTCAAGATTTTTGGCGAGAAAACAGCGAAATATGGGTTAAACGCTACGAAGAAGACCTGTATCAGTATGTGGAAGCCGCGCCGCATTTGGTTTTTCAGGCATTTGTGCAAAGAGTGATAAACGGCGGCGGCGAAATCCACCGTGAAATGGCTCTCGGCACAAAACGCTCAGACATCTGTATAGAATGGGAAAAGCAAAAATATCCGATTGAACTCAAAATTTATGAAAGCGAAAAAACAAAAACGAAAGCCATAGAGCAAGTGCAAATGTATATGGACAAAGTCGGAAGTAAAGACGGTTGGATAGTGGTTTTCGACAGAAGCGCCGAAAAAACTTGGGAAGAAAAACTGTATTTTGAAGAAACCACAGTCGGCGACAAAAGAATCCGTATCTTTGGGTGTTGA